A genomic window from Paenibacillus antri includes:
- a CDS encoding phage integrase SAM-like domain-containing protein encodes MKMTHLWKLYEADKRILGFSPHTLKAYSLQFKVLVREIGNLNISEVTLDLLKEYLARQSERLKPNSMGHRIRFIRSLFRFAFEERHIANNPTTKLKEPKVAAPRLCMVKALSSGKCILQLNARSG; translated from the coding sequence ATGAAAATGACTCATCTCTGGAAATTGTATGAAGCCGATAAGCGTATTCTGGGTTTTAGTCCGCATACTTTAAAAGCGTATTCCCTTCAGTTTAAGGTACTTGTCCGTGAGATAGGTAACCTTAACATTAGTGAAGTGACATTGGACTTATTGAAGGAGTACCTGGCTAGACAGTCAGAGCGGCTAAAGCCTAACAGCATGGGCCACCGTATACGCTTTATTCGGTCCTTGTTTCGGTTTGCTTTTGAGGAAAGACACATTGCGAATAATCCTACAACAAAGCTCAAAGAACCCAAAGTGGCTGCTCCGCGATTGTGCATGGTAAAGGCTCTAAGCAGCGGGAAGTGTATTTTACAACTGAACGCAAGGTCTGGTTAA